CATCAGGTTCATGCTCGTTTGAGGAACAAGGAGGTTTAGAGGTTTGTCTTTTGTCTTGTTTAAAGAGGATATCGTGTCTCTAGCGCCGGTGAAGTTCGATGGATGGAACCAGTTTCGAGTTTCCTCAGATCTGTGTACTCTGATCTTGTTTCTCTCGGGAGTTTGAATCTAAAGCTTCTCTATTGGGTTTTAGTGGTTGTCTTCGGTCTTGTTTCAGTAACGGTGTAAGCGGTGGGGTAACGGTGGCGTAGTGTTGTGTGGTGAGCAGAACAGGCCTACATCCTTCAGAAGTTTCAGATATCCTGTCACCTCTCCATATCAGTTAAGGAGTCCTTCTCCCGGCCTTTTAATAAGTGTTTCTCCCGGATGGTCTTATGTTTCTCTGTTCCTCGGTGGCTTCGTTCGTTGAAGCAATACAGAGAGGTTGAGGTCTTAGGCCTGCCGACGAAGGTTTGGTTGAGAAGGGGCGTTTAACCTCAGGTGTTTGTTTCCTCTTGAATTTGGTAGGTTTTGTGGTTCTGGCTTGGTATCGTGAACTGGAGGTTCAGGTATGTTGAGTTTGGTTTCGTTGTATTGGTCACTGCATCGCTCACTCTCTCTTGTGCTTGTATGGGTTTCGGCAAGAGTTCCGGCTGTTTCAATGATTAAAGgactttcttctttctcctgGTCTAggattgtttatgggtttagATGCAGGAGTGTAGTTTTATCTAGTGATAATTGTAGTTGTTATGTGTTGCCCGTTGTTTGGGTTCTAGATTCTCTTTTGTGAGCTAAGTTTCCGGGGATTGTAATGTGTTTCCGCCGGTTTGGATTCCATCCTTGTATGTTTCtcagttttataaattaaattcagatggaaaaaaaaagttaggttaTATGCATTATATTGAAGTGTAAGTCACTAATGTCTCTTCATATTGATTGGCTTTTTGAGTTGGGAAAAGTTGTTAAAAAGCAAATGGAAGATATGCTAAAGTCTTTAAAGTTATCCTTTCGTTTTCCTCTTTTAGTCTAAAGGCTAGTCAACTTTCTGCATTACAGTTATTAAAACAGGTTGTTCAGATTTAACCCATTGAGTGGTGTGACTTTGTAGTGAAATGTCATTATAGTGTATTTTCTGCTTTATATGATGTAGAGCTCTTGTTGATTTATCTTCTTTGTTGTGTTTCTAGCATACTTTTCTTTCCTTATAGTATTTGTTAATATTTCAGTTACACATTATTTGATGGACCCATAACACTTATGAAAATCAATCATTCGGCTACATGGTCAAACTTACAAAAGATTCAATACATTGACGATGGCTTGTTTCATTACAACAATCGTTTTTAAAAGAGGAGCCAAAAAATCAAACTGGGCTATGATATGGGCCGTGGCTTAGAGTAAACTCAGTTTGGTTTTCAGGTTTATAAAGTAGTTTTAGAGGAAACTCAGTTTGGTAAGGCACCATAATATACTAATTGTTTAAGAAAATGAAGATATGGAAGCTATTAGTGATCCAAACCATTTATGTAATCAAAGATTAGAACGACATTGAAATCCTAAgctgtatataatatatgtagtTCATCAACAACAGAGCCAATCAAAGAATTGCTAATGATAgcataaaaacattatttctaCTGTTTCAAAATTTCCACCTTTGATAACCAAAACTAGGAAGACTCAGCTCTCCACTGGTTTTGTCGACTTTTGACCCACCGGTAAATCATCAATCCAGTCTCCATAGATCCGATTAATCTTCTTGGAGTCACTCCACTTGAGCAAACACTTCTTTCGCCTCCCTTCATCGTTAAGGCCAGAAGCATCTGATGTCACTACTTGTGCTGCACTCGGTTTCATTGCAAATGCCTCGTTACCAGGCACCACCGTTTGTTTACTCAAAGACGCTACTGCTTTTACAGCTTCTCCAGAGTAATGCAGCAGCTCTGCAACAAACAAATCAGAAACACAAGACCATCAACACACACAATCCACAGGACTTGGAAGGCTATACAAAGTATGATAACATACCTGCTTGGCCATGAGCAAAGTGACAGTTATCACCAAAAGGACACTGACCGTTCTCAAACTTCATGCATATCCTCGTCTTCCAGTACACAGTCTTAACAACACCATTACCATTGTTCAACGGTGCAGGGACAGGGATGCCTCCTCGTCTATTCACTTCCACTTGATGAGAACCAGTACCACCACCATTCTCAACAGAAGCTGGATCAGTACCAACGCTTATAGCCAAACTCTCTCTCAGTTTCCCAGACTCATCACGAAACTTGGAAAGATCCTGATGAACGAAATTACACCTATCCCCATAAGGACACTCCTCACCAAAACAAAACTTCCTGCAAAGCTTCATCCTCAAGATTATCTTCTGATCATCTTCCCAATTACTAGCAGACACCGAAGAAGAAGACGGTCTTTCCCtttccctctccctctccctctccctccctCTGTCTTGAACAgcgggaggaggaggaggtccAACAATCTCCTGCCAATTAGAAGGAGGCTGCCTCAGATCCTCCATGCCGTGTGCGAAATTGCAAGGATCTCCATTCATACAAGTCCCCGCCTTGAACTTCGCACACATCCTCGTCTTGTAGAATATGTTAGCCGTCCCTTTGTTCATAGAAGGTGGAGCCATCCAAGAACTGTTGTTACTCGTGGGGTTGAACACGGTATCATCGTGGAGTCTTGGCCTTTTCAAAGAAGGCTGAGATTGTGATTCAGATTGTTCGTTGTTCATCGAATCATTCGTCTGAGTTTGATTCCAACCGCCACCGTAAGGCGATTGCACGAACATGGGGCGAGAATCAGAGTAACTCGAATCCATCACTCTACAACCAAATCAAATTCGGAGATTACAATCTTAATAACTAGACTCTACTCAACTTCCGATTACGAAACGGTTTCAATGGCGAGGAAACTGATGGATAAAAGATCGAAATGCTTGAAACTATGATACATGAAAACGCGATTTGAGAACAGGAATCGAatggagggagagagagagcaatACCAGGATCAACTATGGCGGCAATGGCGGTGGCtgtggcggcggcggcggcagATTTGGGAGATGAAACGTGCTTTAGGGTTTTTGAACATCTGATcatatattagatatatatataccttttcTCTTTTGCATTTGGAAACCGAATTTACAGTTAATAAGTAGTTACTTTGTAGTagttttgtaaaaacaaaattcGCATCATTTAACATGAACTACATAacatctctattattaaaagagaagtacccataaAAAATAACCCTAAAAGTTACACAATATTTACATTCAAATGccattgaaaattaaattaatcttacattaaaaatgat
The Brassica napus cultivar Da-Ae chromosome A1, Da-Ae, whole genome shotgun sequence DNA segment above includes these coding regions:
- the LOC106379792 gene encoding zinc finger CCCH domain-containing protein 39; protein product: MDSSYSDSRPMFVQSPYGGGWNQTQTNDSMNNEQSESQSQPSLKRPRLHDDTVFNPTSNNSSWMAPPSMNKGTANIFYKTRMCAKFKAGTCMNGDPCNFAHGMEDLRQPPSNWQEIVGPPPPPAVQDRGRERERERERERPSSSSVSASNWEDDQKIILRMKLCRKFCFGEECPYGDRCNFVHQDLSKFRDESGKLRESLAISVGTDPASVENGGGTGSHQVEVNRRGGIPVPAPLNNGNGVVKTVYWKTRICMKFENGQCPFGDNCHFAHGQAELLHYSGEAVKAVASLSKQTVVPGNEAFAMKPSAAQVVTSDASGLNDEGRRKKCLLKWSDSKKINRIYGDWIDDLPVGQKSTKPVES